CCGTCGGCGGATAAAGCGGCGAGTTCGTCCTGCATCTTTTGCGCTTCTTCTTTGAGCTTTGCCGTATTTTGCAATAATTCGAACGGATTCATCTATATTTTTCCCCCTACTATGCTTCCCTTAAAAACACTGCACAGAATTTTTATCTGCGGCGGCACTTCTGCCGGCCCCGCCGCTTCTTCGGTTTCTTTTAAGCTCACCGAAAAATCCATGCGCCGCTCGCACACTTTTTCAAGCGTCCGTAAAATCGCGTCGCGTTGTCGTTCAAGCTGCGTCTTTTGATACGCCGTTGCGGCCTGCGTCGAAATCACATTGCCTGAAATTTGCCACGGGGTCGTCGTCATGAGCGCTGCCGCCGTCGGCGCATCGTATATGCCGAGCTCGGCGATAACGCTCCCGCGAAGCTGCGCGAAACTAATCGTGCGGCCGCCGCCCGTTACATAGGATTGCGCTTCATCCGCCGCGCCGCCCGTACGCTCAACATGCAGAGGCGGAATATAAACCGTTACTCCGGAAGAGTCCCTTGCATCCGCATCGTCCGAAGTTTCATTCGCATCGTCGGTATCGTCGAAATCGCCGTCATCAAAATCGTCGGAAATACCGTCATCTTCCCATAAAGGGACGCTTTGAGACGACGCCTGTACTTCCGATCGATCATCGCTTTGCGCCGCCGAACGCCCGCCGCTTTTCTCCGCCGCTTGTTCAGGCGGCACGGCCCCGCCGTTATAAAAAGGGCTTTCATTCTCCGGCGCCTGTTCCGCCAACGCTGAAAACCGCGGCATAGTCTTGGGCAGTTCCGAAGCGGCACGGCTTTGCGCCGAAGACGCAAAAGCGTTTTGAGCCGTATTTTGCGAACTTCCTCCGTTTCCGCCGGCAATACCGTCAGGTACCAAGGGAGAGGCAGCTTGCGTATGCGCGACATTGCTTTCGATCGATTGAAGCGCAGTCCGTACAGTCGCCGCATCGTTTTGCAGAGGAAGCCCCGCCGCTTGCACCGAATGCACGGGAGATCCCGCCGTCAACAATGAACGGGCGGAATCGATCGCGGATTTGACTTCGGCCGGCGACACGTACTCAGAAAGCCAGCACAAACGCGAAAATGCAAGTTCGAGTTCATAGCGCGGCGAAAGCGAATAACGGATGTCGCGGTAGAGCTGCAAAAAAATCGAAAGTGCGCGCTCAACCTGCACCGTATTCCACGCTTCGATGACGGCGGAACTGTAGCGTTCGGCCGAACTGCCGAGCAGCGATTCCTTTGTAATGCCGTTTTTAATTAATAAAAGGCTTCGGATATAATTCGTACTGTTTGCGATCAGCTGTTCGATCGAAACGCCCGATTCGAGATACGCGTCGAGTACGCCGATCGCGTCGTCGGCTTTGCCCGCCGCGCACTTTTCAAACAATTCGTTGAGTCTGTCCACGCCGACGAGACCGAGCTTGTCGCGGATTTTGTCGTACGTGATGACGCCGTCGCTGAACGCCGCAACCTGATCGAAAAGCGTATACGCGTCGCGGATCGAACCGGTCGCCTCTCGTGCAATCCAATAAAGCGCTTCGTCGTCGGCTTGAATCGATAATTCACGTACCGCATCGGCGAGCAAATCCTTTATCTTTTCGGCGGAAACGAGACGGAAATTGAATTGCTGACAACGGCTTTTGATCGTAGCCGGAACTTTTTGCAGCTCCGTCGTCGCAAAGATAAATACGACGTAGGGCGGCGGTTCTTCGATCGTTTTTAAAAGCGCGTTGAACGCGCTCGTCGAAAGCATGTGCACTTCGTCGATGATATAGATTTTATAACGCGACGAATTCGGCGGAAACATCACTTCGTCTTTGATTTGGCGCACGTCGTTGACGCTCGTGTTCGACGCGCCGTCTATTTCGATAACGTCGAGACTCGCGCCTTTCGTGATTTCCGTACAATGTGCGCAAGTGCCGCACGGAGCAGGCGTCGGTCCGTTTTCGCAGTTGAGCGCTTTTGCGAGGATGCGCGCCGTGGACGTTTTGCCGCAGCCGCGCGGACCGGAAAACAAATACGCATGAGCGATCTGATGCGACGAGATCGAGTTTTTCAAAGTTTCCGCAACAAATTCCTGCCCGACCAAATCGGCAAATTGCTTGGGCCGCCGACGCGTCGCCGTAACTTCGTAAGCCATAAAATGAGTGTAATATAAAACGCCGAAATCGGCAACGGGAAAAACGTTTTAATAAAGCTTATCGGAAATATTTCCCCCCCGATACGCCGAGTCCGAACAGCGCAAAATCGCCGCGGCAGGGATCGTCCGGCCAAATCCGTTTCAGCGTATCGGTCAGTTCGCGCGCGGTCTTTTCCGTTGCCGTACTCCGCTCGGAAATGAGACCGAACTTTTTCGCTTGGCGAAGCACGTGCGTATCGAGCGGTATGAGCAGATCCGCAGGTGAAAACCACGTCCACAGTCCGGCATCGACGGGGGAGTTCGTACGCACCATCCAGCGCAAAAACATATTCGTACGCTTGTTCGCCGAAGCGCTTTTTTGCGGAACGGCGCGGCACTGCGGAAACGCATCGGCGATAACCTGTAAAAGCGCGGAAGACGCGGAAAAGAATTCAGCTTGACGGGCTTTACGATTTGCAGTTTTTATGCCGGTAACGCTCGGCTCGCCGCTTTCGCTTTTTTTGTTAAGTTTACAAGAGGCAAGTTTTATGCCGGCAGCGGATACGTTATGTTCGCTTTCCGTGCGATCTGCACTTTTTATGCCGACGCCGTGTACTCGGAAGATTTCCCGCCGAACGGCGCATTCCGCTTCGTACGCTTTTTTTACATAAGTACCGAACGATGAATGCTTTTCCAATATGTTTTGCAGCGCGGCGAAAATATCACGCATATCGTCGTATGAAAAAAATCGATAAAATTTCCGAGTGCCGTGCGGAAAATCGCTTTGCCATGCGCCTCTTCGTATCCACTGCGCGGGATGCTTTCCGGCAAGTACAAAAATCATCCCCGCTTTTTGTAAAAACTGTTCACGCTTTCCGAACGACAGCATTGCCGTGATAAACGCGGCGACTTCAATATCGCGCGCGGAACGGTACTGCCGCACTATGCGGCTCGGATCGCCTGCGGAAAACTCGCGGGTTTCGTATGTGTCCGCAAGCTCGCGCAAAAGTTTTTTTATTCGAGCGGAAACTTCAATACTTCGCCTCCGTTTGAAGCTTCGCTTCGAGTCTGCGGCAAGCTTGTGTATTTCGGAAGCGATTTTTACATTTGCCATCGGTGCGATTATAATTTTTTTTCCGCTTTTACAAAAGCCGGTAAAAGCGGCAGGGATTGAAGGAGCGGCGGAGCCGTTCCGAAGGAATGGAGCCGAAAGGCGGAACTCCGAAAAGCCCGGTTTTTTCGATGCAATCGAAAAAAGCCGCCCCTGAAAAAATCGAAACGAAAAACCGAAGAGCGCGGTATGCACACGATATACTGAAGACGCGAACGATATAGCAGCGGGTATAAAGCGCCTCTCCCTTGTCAAACGCATAGAGCGGACAGTATGATTATTGAGACGACGCTCGGCAAATATCGCGTGCAGTCGACGTATGTTTTTGCGGATATACATGCTTTGCGAGCGGCATGCCCTGATTTTTTTGTAAAGTAAATAATTTATCTTATGAGGAAACGAATATGAA
This Treponema socranskii subsp. buccale DNA region includes the following protein-coding sequences:
- a CDS encoding TIGR02757 family protein, yielding MANVKIASEIHKLAADSKRSFKRRRSIEVSARIKKLLRELADTYETREFSAGDPSRIVRQYRSARDIEVAAFITAMLSFGKREQFLQKAGMIFVLAGKHPAQWIRRGAWQSDFPHGTRKFYRFFSYDDMRDIFAALQNILEKHSSFGTYVKKAYEAECAVRREIFRVHGVGIKSADRTESEHNVSAAGIKLASCKLNKKSESGEPSVTGIKTANRKARQAEFFSASSALLQVIADAFPQCRAVPQKSASANKRTNMFLRWMVRTNSPVDAGLWTWFSPADLLIPLDTHVLRQAKKFGLISERSTATEKTARELTDTLKRIWPDDPCRGDFALFGLGVSGGKYFR
- the dnaX gene encoding DNA polymerase III subunit gamma/tau; translation: MAYEVTATRRRPKQFADLVGQEFVAETLKNSISSHQIAHAYLFSGPRGCGKTSTARILAKALNCENGPTPAPCGTCAHCTEITKGASLDVIEIDGASNTSVNDVRQIKDEVMFPPNSSRYKIYIIDEVHMLSTSAFNALLKTIEEPPPYVVFIFATTELQKVPATIKSRCQQFNFRLVSAEKIKDLLADAVRELSIQADDEALYWIAREATGSIRDAYTLFDQVAAFSDGVITYDKIRDKLGLVGVDRLNELFEKCAAGKADDAIGVLDAYLESGVSIEQLIANSTNYIRSLLLIKNGITKESLLGSSAERYSSAVIEAWNTVQVERALSIFLQLYRDIRYSLSPRYELELAFSRLCWLSEYVSPAEVKSAIDSARSLLTAGSPVHSVQAAGLPLQNDAATVRTALQSIESNVAHTQAASPLVPDGIAGGNGGSSQNTAQNAFASSAQSRAASELPKTMPRFSALAEQAPENESPFYNGGAVPPEQAAEKSGGRSAAQSDDRSEVQASSQSVPLWEDDGISDDFDDGDFDDTDDANETSDDADARDSSGVTVYIPPLHVERTGGAADEAQSYVTGGGRTISFAQLRGSVIAELGIYDAPTAAALMTTTPWQISGNVISTQAATAYQKTQLERQRDAILRTLEKVCERRMDFSVSLKETEEAAGPAEVPPQIKILCSVFKGSIVGGKI